The following proteins are encoded in a genomic region of Roseinatronobacter sp. S2:
- a CDS encoding AlpA family transcriptional regulator: MKNSYAKTEADPAGTFIDECQVAERLCQSVRTIQKWRVTGTGPEFYKLGRSVRYRMSDVLDWAEAPRKAHTSQ, encoded by the coding sequence GTGAAAAATTCCTACGCAAAAACTGAAGCTGACCCTGCCGGAACATTCATTGACGAATGTCAGGTTGCGGAGCGGCTGTGTCAATCGGTCCGCACCATTCAGAAATGGCGGGTCACTGGAACTGGGCCGGAATTCTACAAACTGGGGCGGTCCGTTCGCTATCGCATGAGCGACGTTTTGGATTGGGCTGAAGCCCCTCGCAAAGCCCATACCTCCCAATGA